In bacterium, the DNA window AAATCCACAAACGGCAATACACATTTAGGAGGAGATGACTTTGACCAGAGAGTCATTGATTGGCTGGTGGATAACTTTAAAAAAGAAAATGGAATCGACCTGAAAAAAGATCCTATGGCCCTTCAAAGACTGAAGGAAGCCGCGGAAAAGGCCAAGATCGAATTATCTTCCTCAACCGAAACCGATATTAATCTGCCTTTTGTTACGGCCGATTCGAACGGGCCGAAACATCTTGTAATCAAACTTACCAGATCAAAACTCGAACAACTGGTGGATGACCTGGTCCATTCAACCATAGAACCGTGCCGGAAGGCCCTTAAAGACGCGGGGTTGAAGGCTTCGGAAATCGATGAAGTTATTCTTGTGGGCGGTATGACAAGAATGCCCATGGTACAGGAAACAGTAAAGAATTTCTTCGGCAAACCACCGCACAAGGGCGTCAATCCGGACGAGGTTGTCGCGGTAGGGGCGGCAATTCAGGCAGGCATAATACAGGGCGATGTCCAGGATGTCGTGCTTCTTGATGTAACACCTCTTTCCCTCGGCATTGAAACACTGGGCGGTGTGTTTACAAAATTAATAGAAAGGAACACAACAATACCTGTGGACAAGAGTGAAATATTCTCGACAGCCGCCGATAGCCAGACAAGCGTGGAAATCCATGTCCTCCAGGGAGAAAGGCCAATGGCCGCCGATAATAAGACCATAGGCAGATTCCAACTGGTGGGAATTCCTCCCGCCCCGAGAGGGGTTCCGCAGATAGAAGTAAAATTTAACCTGGACAGGAACGGGATCCTGAATGTATCGGCAAAAGACCTTGGAACCGGCAAAGAGCAGAACATCACGATAAAGGCGTCCAGCGGACTTTCAGATAATGAAATCGACCAGATGGTAAAAGATGCGGAATCTCATGCTTCGGAAGATATAAAGAAAAAAGAAAAAATCGAAGCCAAAAATAACGCGGAAAACCTTATATATCAGGCGGAAAAAACATTAAAGGAACACAAAGACAAGATCCCTGCGGACAAAAAAGATGACATAGAAAAATCCGTCAATGAACTCAAAGACGCCTTAAAATCGGAGGACACTGATAAAATCAAACAGAAAACCGAATTATTGATGAACGCTCTGCACGCGGTATCTTCCGTCATCTACCAGAAAGCCGGCCAGGATAAGACACCGCCGCCGGAACAGGACAAGCAACAGGGGAAAGAAGACGCCAATCAGGAGAATGTTGTAGACGCGGATTTTAAAGTAGTCGATGACGATAAAGAGAATAACGGCAAAAATAAAACAAAATAAGAAGGAGGGTAACACATGAAAATCAGGCCTCTCGAAGACAGAGTGCTAGTCCAAAGGGTTGAAGAAAAAGAAGTGAAAAAAGGCGGGATAATAATACCCGATACCGCCAAGGAAAAACCGCAGCAGGCGAAGGTAATAGAACTGGGTACAGGTAAAATCGATAAGGACGGAAAAAAAATACCGTTTAATGTCAAGAAAAACGATCTTGTTCTTATCGAAAAATACGGCGGCAATGAAATCAAGATAGACGGGGAAGAATATATAATAACTAAAGAAGAAGATATTTTGGCTGTTCTTGAGAAATAACGGAGGTTAAAATGAGCGGAAAACAACTGAAATTCGGAGAAGAAGCAAGACGGGAAATTTTAAAAGGAGTGGAACAGTTAAGCAGGGCCGTAAAAGTAACTCTGGGGCCCAAAGGCAGGAATGTGGTTCTTGACAAAAAATTCGGTTCTCCCACAATCACTAAGGACGGTGTGACTGTCGCAAAAGAGATAGAGCTTGAAAAACCGTTTGAGAACATGGGCGCCCAACTCGTTAAAGAAGTGGCTTCAAAGACAAGCGATGTTGCCGGCGACGGTACGACAACCGCGACTGTTCTGGCCGAGATAATCCTCAAAGAAGGGATGAAAAACGTTACGGCGGGCGCAAACCCCATGGCTTTGAAAAGGGGAATTGAAAAATCTGTGGAAGTTATAATTTCCGAACTTTCAAAAATGGCCCAGCAGGTAAAAGATGACAGGTCAAAAATATGCGCCGTAGCTACAATCTCCGCAAATAATGATAAGAGCATCGGTGAGATCATAGCTGAAGCGATGGACAAAGTGGGAAGGGACGGGACAATAACCGTCGAAGAAGGTAAAACCCTGGATACGAATCTTGATGTGGTGGAAGGGATGCAGTTCGACAAGGGATATCTTTCCCCTTACTTTGTAACTGATACGGAAAACATGTCAGCTTCACTGGAGAATTGCTCGGTTTTAATCTACGAAAAGAAGATATCCAACCTGAAGGATATGCTGCCCCTGCTTGAAAAAGCCGCGCAGTCCGGCAGGCCATTGCTGATAATCGCCGAGGATGTCGAGGGAGAAGCTCTTGCAACGCTTGTCGTAAACAAACTCCGCGGGACACTGCATATATGCGCTGTCAAAGCCCCCGGTTTCGGAGACAGGAGAAAAGCGATGATGGAAGATATCGCAATATTAACAGGCGGAAAATTCATCTCCGAAGACCTCGGTATCAAACTGGAAAATATCACACTGGACGACCTTGGAAGCGCGAAGAAAATAACTGTCGACAAAGAAAACACAACTATCGTTGAAGGCGCCGGAAAGCAGAAAGACATCAAAGCACGTGTGGAACAAATCAAAAAAGAGATCGAATTGTCGACTTCCGATTACGACAAGGAAAAACTTCAGGAAAGGCTCGCAAAACTTGCCGGCGGGGTCGCGGTCATAAATGTAGGAGCGGCAACCGAAACTGAAATGAAAGAGAAAAAGGCGAGAGTGGAAGATGCGTTACACGCGACAAGGGCGGCTGTTGAGGAAGGAATAGTTCCGGGCGGCGGAGTCGCTTTAATAAGGTGCGAGAAGGCGCTTGAATCCCTGAAACTTGAAGGGGATGAAAGAATAGGCAAAAATATCATCCTCAAGGCGATTGAAGAACCTTTGAAAACCCTTGCCAACAACGCCGGCAAAGTCGGTGATATCATTGTCCAGGAAGTAAAAAAGAAAAAGGGGAATGAAGGATACAATGTAGACACCGACACTTATGAGGATATGTTAAAAGCGGGTATCATCGATCCTAAAAAGGTCACGCGCTCCGCATTGCAAAATGCCTCGAGCATAGCGGCTCTTATGATAACAACAGAGTCGATAATCACCGACATTCCTGAAAAAGAACAGCCGATGCCCGGGATGCCCGGAGGCGGAATGGGCGGAATGGGTGGAATGGGCGGAATGATGTAAAACGGCGCAGGATAAAATAAGCTCATATTGAAGCCCTCCGGGAAACGTTGCCGGAGGGCTTTTTTTTAAATAAGTTTTTACCGTGTTGTGATAAAATAAATGATATTTTGACAGGTGATTATAATATGAAATTCGATAAATTCACATTGAAAGCGCAGGAAGCTCTGGGAGAAAGCCAATCTCTGGCAATAGATAAGGGCAACCAGGAAATCAACGAATTT includes these proteins:
- the dnaK gene encoding molecular chaperone DnaK, producing the protein MSKVIGIDLGTTNSCVAFMESGKPVVIPNSEGDRTTPSVVAFAKSGERLVGKTAKRQAITNPHNTVFSIKRFMGRKFKEVGGEIKEVPFRVAARDNGDASVEIEKKKYSPPEISAMILQKLKSDAEAYLGEKVSKAVITVPAYFNDSQRQATKDAGRIAGLEVERIINEPTAASLAYGLDKKKDEKIAVYDLGGGTFDISILDIGEGVFEVKSTNGNTHLGGDDFDQRVIDWLVDNFKKENGIDLKKDPMALQRLKEAAEKAKIELSSSTETDINLPFVTADSNGPKHLVIKLTRSKLEQLVDDLVHSTIEPCRKALKDAGLKASEIDEVILVGGMTRMPMVQETVKNFFGKPPHKGVNPDEVVAVGAAIQAGIIQGDVQDVVLLDVTPLSLGIETLGGVFTKLIERNTTIPVDKSEIFSTAADSQTSVEIHVLQGERPMAADNKTIGRFQLVGIPPAPRGVPQIEVKFNLDRNGILNVSAKDLGTGKEQNITIKASSGLSDNEIDQMVKDAESHASEDIKKKEKIEAKNNAENLIYQAEKTLKEHKDKIPADKKDDIEKSVNELKDALKSEDTDKIKQKTELLMNALHAVSSVIYQKAGQDKTPPPEQDKQQGKEDANQENVVDADFKVVDDDKENNGKNKTK
- a CDS encoding co-chaperone GroES gives rise to the protein MKIRPLEDRVLVQRVEEKEVKKGGIIIPDTAKEKPQQAKVIELGTGKIDKDGKKIPFNVKKNDLVLIEKYGGNEIKIDGEEYIITKEEDILAVLEK
- the groL gene encoding chaperonin GroEL (60 kDa chaperone family; promotes refolding of misfolded polypeptides especially under stressful conditions; forms two stacked rings of heptamers to form a barrel-shaped 14mer; ends can be capped by GroES; misfolded proteins enter the barrel where they are refolded when GroES binds), yielding MSGKQLKFGEEARREILKGVEQLSRAVKVTLGPKGRNVVLDKKFGSPTITKDGVTVAKEIELEKPFENMGAQLVKEVASKTSDVAGDGTTTATVLAEIILKEGMKNVTAGANPMALKRGIEKSVEVIISELSKMAQQVKDDRSKICAVATISANNDKSIGEIIAEAMDKVGRDGTITVEEGKTLDTNLDVVEGMQFDKGYLSPYFVTDTENMSASLENCSVLIYEKKISNLKDMLPLLEKAAQSGRPLLIIAEDVEGEALATLVVNKLRGTLHICAVKAPGFGDRRKAMMEDIAILTGGKFISEDLGIKLENITLDDLGSAKKITVDKENTTIVEGAGKQKDIKARVEQIKKEIELSTSDYDKEKLQERLAKLAGGVAVINVGAATETEMKEKKARVEDALHATRAAVEEGIVPGGGVALIRCEKALESLKLEGDERIGKNIILKAIEEPLKTLANNAGKVGDIIVQEVKKKKGNEGYNVDTDTYEDMLKAGIIDPKKVTRSALQNASSIAALMITTESIITDIPEKEQPMPGMPGGGMGGMGGMGGMM